A single genomic interval of Takifugu flavidus isolate HTHZ2018 chromosome 19, ASM371156v2, whole genome shotgun sequence harbors:
- the znf106b gene encoding zinc finger protein 106 isoform X1: MAAVRYSQKKNVGARATPANQPADVYCDLCRIAIFKTEVQDHMHSMAHHRELEAVMGRDSCHECHACKESFAGLNLYHRHVSTPDHKARMVSVKSRNEKPPSLYKVLGSEVMTKVWERNKKLKKCKKKKKKKKKNIDQLASRGKYRGDSKDAGNNMLKSRKKRADINNVPSKENNVSCRPNWLPFYCQAQTSPAEQLNIFVNVENPKSDPHYARPRTSQGYPTHAPGQTWLGAVEQHIRDNERCQAAADFTSDHLPQTGVTIFNQPLETSSHKHQTSNCLASSASVEINEVLWQIRRELGVREPCRGEREARKQTSQTAGAKAPQLAGGSLRTEGEEGALHIASTAYASRPSTSDPSRIAPAGSSTAFKVGQGGPRTHEGGICNRVRIAHKSKPCLEAKEARRLSLKEVTSVKRKRPEEAESMTRIANEPEPDDPPQPREPLLSEGFHWESLPDGPSFAPLVGSAPPGQDAPRSKSPTEPQSSWLKTDALEEPSPGQEDNTRQSVAVEVEPKPVEENGAVAGQSAAKKRKTTVVSQRQGSHENPMRKKMARDAGRDQMDQLLVVSLREEELNKSLEDLDRSLHQARNTLEAAYAEVQRLLLLRQQYAADANSLRAKRIEVLRGLQGGGSIQRETSTPCGAAVAQPGVPPPSTSGAFGLQPPLADPTFPTGQPHPTSAPSGSSLQRWSSSFVGVAGLHSSAPDQERSKVEVLTGCSKTVASNVGQTVKKPVTVNVSEKHQNTSATVATHYNDGNESDGSVEIVEPSNQEVISVDDSDVEQPGVTEPPQGSSSTGTQMLPQNEETKCEAALAPAQASALPPAEVEEEPSLGPFENHQGPVHGLQVYQDRLYTCSGDNTARAYSLSNRDCQAVFTGHTNKINCLLVSSTPNTLPCLFTGSSDQTIRCYSIKTQKCLQVISLSDRVLCLLSAWNVLYAGLASGSVASFDLKTLKPLDVFECHGPRGVSCLGAAQEGARRVLLVGSYDSTISVRDAKSGLLLRMLDGHAKTVLCLRVVNDLVFSASSDKSVRAHNIHTGELVRIYKGHAVTSIVILGNVMLTACLDKLIHVYELKSRDRLQVYGGHSDMVLCMAVHKSVLYTGCYDGTIQAVKLNLIKNFRCWWQNCSLIFGIAEHLVQHLLGDHTSPNLQTVRCRWRGCQAFFAKQQSVKEELPEHMRNHVEEDADSEPEATQLISSS, encoded by the exons GGATTCGTGTCACGAATGCCATGCTTGTAAAGAGAGCTTTGCAGGTCTGAATCTTTATCATCGGCACGTTTCTACTCCCGATCACAAAGCCAGGATGGTGAGCGTAAAGTCTAGAAATGAAAAGCCCCCCTCTTTGTATAAGGTCCTGGGCTCAGAGGTCATGACCAAAGTCTGGGAGAGAAACAAGAAACTGAAGAAATGCAA gaagaaaaaaaagaagaaaaagaagaatatAGATCAGTTGGCATCCAGGGGAAAATATAGGGGGGACTCAAAGGATGCAGGCAACAATATGctgaaaagcagaaagaaaagggcAGATATCAACAATGTACCAAGCAAAGAGAATAACGTCTCCTGCAGACCAAACTGGCTGCCCTTCTACTGTCAAGCTCAGACCAGTCCAGCTGAACAGCTGAACATTTTTGTAAACGTCGAGAACCCTAAATCAGACCCACATTACGCAAGACCACGCACAAGCCAAGGATATCCCACACACGCGCCGGGACAAACGTGGCTGGGCGCCGTCGAGCAGCACATCCGTGACAATGAGCGCTGCCAGGCTGCCGCCGACTTCACCAGCGATCACCTCCCTCAGACCGGAGTCACCATCTTCAACCAGCCTTTGGAAACTTCCAGTCACAAACACCAGACTTCCAACTGTTTGGCTTCGTCTGCCTCTGTGGAGATCAACGAGGTGCTGTGGCAGATCAGAAGAGAGCTGGGGGTGAGGGAGCCGTGCCGAGGGGAACGCGAAGCCCGGAAACAGACCAGCCAGACGGCCGGGGCGAAGGCACCGCAGCTGGCAGGTGGCTCCCTCAGAACCGAAGGCGAGGAGGGCGCGCTTCACATCGCCTCCACTGCTTATGCGTCCAGGCCGTCCACATCTGATCCTTCCAGGATTGCTCCTGCTGGAAGTTCGACGGCCTTCAAAGTGGGCCAAGGAGGACCCAGGACTCACGAGGGTGGCATCTGCAACAGGGTCCGAATCGCCCACAAGTCAAAACCGTGTTTGGAAGCGAAAGAAGCCCGTAGGTTGAGTCTGAAAGAAGTCACCAGTGTAAAGAGAAAGAGACCAGAGGAGGCCGAAAGCATGACCAG GATTGCAAACGAGCCTGAGCCGGACGATCCCCCCCAACCCAGAGAGCCTCTTCTGTCAGAAGGCTTCCACTGGGAGTCCCTCCCAGACGGTCCTTCGTTTGCTCCTTTGGTGGGCTCGGCTCCTCCAGGGCAGGACGCCCCACGCAGCAAGTCGCCAACAGAACCACAGTCCAGTTGGCTGAAGACCGACGCTTTGGAAGAGCCAAGTCCCGGACAGGAAGACAACACAAGACAGTCAGTTGCTGTGGAGGTGGAGCCAAAGCCAGTGGAGGAAAATGGAGCTGTGGCCGGACAAAGCGCtgcaaaaaagaggaaaactaCAGTTGTGTCG CAAAGGCAGGGTTCTCATGAAAATCCAATGAGGAAGAAAATGGCGAGGGACGCAG GCCGGGACCAGatggaccagctgctggttgtTTCCTTGAGGGAGGAGGAACTCAACAAGTCTTTAGAAGATCTGGACAGATCTTTGCACCAGGCCCGAAATACCCTGGAAGCCGCCTACGCAGAAGTCCAAAGACTCTTGCTATTGCGACAGCAG TACGCTGCAGACGCCAACAGCCTGAGAGCCAAGCGCATTGAGGTCCTGCGGGGCTTGCAAG GAGGAGGTTCCATTCAAAGAGAAACCTCTACCccttgtggtgctgctgttgctcagcCTGGAGTCCCTCCTCCCTCTACCTCCGGGGCCTTCGGCCTGCAGCCGCCTCTCGCGGACCCGACATTTCCCACAGGCCAACCCCATCCGACCTCGGCGCCTTCGGGTAGCTCTCTCCAACGGTGGAGTTCTTCATTCGTGGGTGTGGCAGGGCTCCACTCCTCCGCCCCTGATCAGGAGCGGTCGAAGGTGGAGGTGTTAACGGGCTGCAGTAAGACTGTGGCGTCAAACGTCGGGCAGACGGTGAAGAAACCCGTCACTGTGAATGTGTCAGAGAAACATCAGAACACCTCTGCTACCGTGGCAACGCACTACAATGATGGGAACGAGAGCGATGGCTCCGTGGAGATAGTAGAACCCTCGAACCAGGAGGTCATTAGTGTCGACGATTCGGACGTGGAGCAGCCCGGCGTGACGGAACCTCCTCAGGGGTCGAGCTCCACAGGCACACAGATGTTGCCACAAAATGAAGAGAC AAAGTGTGAAGCGGCGCTGGCGCCAGCGCAGGcgtctgctcttcctcccg CTGAGGTTGAAGAGGAACCATCTTTGGGACCATTTGAGAACCACCAGGGCCCCGTCCACGGCCTCCAGGTGTACCAGGACCGGTTGTATACGTGTTCGGGGGACAACACGGCGCGCGCCTACAGCCTGAGC AACAGGGATTGTCAGGCCGTGTTCACGGGTCACACAAACAAAATCAACTGTCTTCTGGTGTCCTCCACCCCGAACACGCTGCCCTGCCTCTTCACCGGCTCCAGCGACCAAACGATCCGCTGTTACAGCATAAAG ACCCAGAAGTGCCTGCAGGTGATCTCTCTATCAGACAGGGTTTTATGTTTGCTCAGCGCCTGGAACGTTCTTTATGCGGGACTTGCCAGCGGATCGGTGGCCAGCTTTGACTTAAAA aCTCTGAAGCCACTGGATGTGTTTGAGTGCCACGGCCCTCGAGGCGTGAGCTGCCTGGGCGCGGCACAGGAGGGCGCACGCCGCGTGCTGCTCGTCGGCTCCTACGACAGCACCATCAGCGTGCGAGACGCCAAGAGCGGCCTGCTCCTGCGCATGCTGGACGGTCATGCCAAAACCGTGCTCTGTTTGAGG GTGGTGAACGATCTGGTGTTCAGCGCCTCCAGTGACAAGTCTGTGCGCGCTCACAACATCCAC ACGGGCGAGCTGGTTCGTATCTACAAAGGTCACGCCGTCACGTCAATAGTCATTTTGGGAAACGTGATGTTGACAGCTTGTCTGGATAAGCTGATCCACGTGTACGAACTGAAG TCACGCGACCGTCTGCAGGTGTACGGGGGCCACAGCGACATGGTGTTGTGTATGGCTGTACACAAGAGCGTG CTTTACACTGGCTGCTACGATGGCACCATCCAAGCTGTGAAGCTCAACTTGATAAAGAACTTCCGCTGCTGG TGGCAGAACTGTTCTCTGATCTTCGGCATCGCGGAGCACCTGGTGCAGCATCTCCTCGGTGACCACACCAGCCCAAACCTGCAGACGGTCAGATGTCGCTGGAGAGGCTGCCAAGCCTTTTTCGCCAAACAGCAGTCGGTGAAGGAG gagctgcctGAACACATGCGGAACCACGTGGAGGAAGACGCTGACAGCGAGCCGGAAGCGACGCAGCTGATTTCATCCTCTTAA
- the znf106b gene encoding zinc finger protein 106 isoform X3, with the protein MLVKRALQVLGSEVMTKVWERNKKLKKCKKKKKKKKKNIDQLASRGKYRGDSKDAGNNMLKSRKKRADINNVPSKENNVSCRPNWLPFYCQAQTSPAEQLNIFVNVENPKSDPHYARPRTSQGYPTHAPGQTWLGAVEQHIRDNERCQAAADFTSDHLPQTGVTIFNQPLETSSHKHQTSNCLASSASVEINEVLWQIRRELGVREPCRGEREARKQTSQTAGAKAPQLAGGSLRTEGEEGALHIASTAYASRPSTSDPSRIAPAGSSTAFKVGQGGPRTHEGGICNRVRIAHKSKPCLEAKEARRLSLKEVTSVKRKRPEEAESMTRIANEPEPDDPPQPREPLLSEGFHWESLPDGPSFAPLVGSAPPGQDAPRSKSPTEPQSSWLKTDALEEPSPGQEDNTRQSVAVEVEPKPVEENGAVAGQSAAKKRKTTVVSQRQGSHENPMRKKMARDAGRDQMDQLLVVSLREEELNKSLEDLDRSLHQARNTLEAAYAEVQRLLLLRQQYAADANSLRAKRIEVLRGLQGGGSIQRETSTPCGAAVAQPGVPPPSTSGAFGLQPPLADPTFPTGQPHPTSAPSGSSLQRWSSSFVGVAGLHSSAPDQERSKVEVLTGCSKTVASNVGQTVKKPVTVNVSEKHQNTSATVATHYNDGNESDGSVEIVEPSNQEVISVDDSDVEQPGVTEPPQGSSSTGTQMLPQNEETKCEAALAPAQASALPPAEVEEEPSLGPFENHQGPVHGLQVYQDRLYTCSGDNTARAYSLSNRDCQAVFTGHTNKINCLLVSSTPNTLPCLFTGSSDQTIRCYSIKTQKCLQVISLSDRVLCLLSAWNVLYAGLASGSVASFDLKTLKPLDVFECHGPRGVSCLGAAQEGARRVLLVGSYDSTISVRDAKSGLLLRMLDGHAKTVLCLRVVNDLVFSASSDKSVRAHNIHTGELVRIYKGHAVTSIVILGNVMLTACLDKLIHVYELKSRDRLQVYGGHSDMVLCMAVHKSVLYTGCYDGTIQAVKLNLIKNFRCWWQNCSLIFGIAEHLVQHLLGDHTSPNLQTVRCRWRGCQAFFAKQQSVKEELPEHMRNHVEEDADSEPEATQLISSS; encoded by the exons ATGCTTGTAAAGAGAGCTTTGCAG GTCCTGGGCTCAGAGGTCATGACCAAAGTCTGGGAGAGAAACAAGAAACTGAAGAAATGCAA gaagaaaaaaaagaagaaaaagaagaatatAGATCAGTTGGCATCCAGGGGAAAATATAGGGGGGACTCAAAGGATGCAGGCAACAATATGctgaaaagcagaaagaaaagggcAGATATCAACAATGTACCAAGCAAAGAGAATAACGTCTCCTGCAGACCAAACTGGCTGCCCTTCTACTGTCAAGCTCAGACCAGTCCAGCTGAACAGCTGAACATTTTTGTAAACGTCGAGAACCCTAAATCAGACCCACATTACGCAAGACCACGCACAAGCCAAGGATATCCCACACACGCGCCGGGACAAACGTGGCTGGGCGCCGTCGAGCAGCACATCCGTGACAATGAGCGCTGCCAGGCTGCCGCCGACTTCACCAGCGATCACCTCCCTCAGACCGGAGTCACCATCTTCAACCAGCCTTTGGAAACTTCCAGTCACAAACACCAGACTTCCAACTGTTTGGCTTCGTCTGCCTCTGTGGAGATCAACGAGGTGCTGTGGCAGATCAGAAGAGAGCTGGGGGTGAGGGAGCCGTGCCGAGGGGAACGCGAAGCCCGGAAACAGACCAGCCAGACGGCCGGGGCGAAGGCACCGCAGCTGGCAGGTGGCTCCCTCAGAACCGAAGGCGAGGAGGGCGCGCTTCACATCGCCTCCACTGCTTATGCGTCCAGGCCGTCCACATCTGATCCTTCCAGGATTGCTCCTGCTGGAAGTTCGACGGCCTTCAAAGTGGGCCAAGGAGGACCCAGGACTCACGAGGGTGGCATCTGCAACAGGGTCCGAATCGCCCACAAGTCAAAACCGTGTTTGGAAGCGAAAGAAGCCCGTAGGTTGAGTCTGAAAGAAGTCACCAGTGTAAAGAGAAAGAGACCAGAGGAGGCCGAAAGCATGACCAG GATTGCAAACGAGCCTGAGCCGGACGATCCCCCCCAACCCAGAGAGCCTCTTCTGTCAGAAGGCTTCCACTGGGAGTCCCTCCCAGACGGTCCTTCGTTTGCTCCTTTGGTGGGCTCGGCTCCTCCAGGGCAGGACGCCCCACGCAGCAAGTCGCCAACAGAACCACAGTCCAGTTGGCTGAAGACCGACGCTTTGGAAGAGCCAAGTCCCGGACAGGAAGACAACACAAGACAGTCAGTTGCTGTGGAGGTGGAGCCAAAGCCAGTGGAGGAAAATGGAGCTGTGGCCGGACAAAGCGCtgcaaaaaagaggaaaactaCAGTTGTGTCG CAAAGGCAGGGTTCTCATGAAAATCCAATGAGGAAGAAAATGGCGAGGGACGCAG GCCGGGACCAGatggaccagctgctggttgtTTCCTTGAGGGAGGAGGAACTCAACAAGTCTTTAGAAGATCTGGACAGATCTTTGCACCAGGCCCGAAATACCCTGGAAGCCGCCTACGCAGAAGTCCAAAGACTCTTGCTATTGCGACAGCAG TACGCTGCAGACGCCAACAGCCTGAGAGCCAAGCGCATTGAGGTCCTGCGGGGCTTGCAAG GAGGAGGTTCCATTCAAAGAGAAACCTCTACCccttgtggtgctgctgttgctcagcCTGGAGTCCCTCCTCCCTCTACCTCCGGGGCCTTCGGCCTGCAGCCGCCTCTCGCGGACCCGACATTTCCCACAGGCCAACCCCATCCGACCTCGGCGCCTTCGGGTAGCTCTCTCCAACGGTGGAGTTCTTCATTCGTGGGTGTGGCAGGGCTCCACTCCTCCGCCCCTGATCAGGAGCGGTCGAAGGTGGAGGTGTTAACGGGCTGCAGTAAGACTGTGGCGTCAAACGTCGGGCAGACGGTGAAGAAACCCGTCACTGTGAATGTGTCAGAGAAACATCAGAACACCTCTGCTACCGTGGCAACGCACTACAATGATGGGAACGAGAGCGATGGCTCCGTGGAGATAGTAGAACCCTCGAACCAGGAGGTCATTAGTGTCGACGATTCGGACGTGGAGCAGCCCGGCGTGACGGAACCTCCTCAGGGGTCGAGCTCCACAGGCACACAGATGTTGCCACAAAATGAAGAGAC AAAGTGTGAAGCGGCGCTGGCGCCAGCGCAGGcgtctgctcttcctcccg CTGAGGTTGAAGAGGAACCATCTTTGGGACCATTTGAGAACCACCAGGGCCCCGTCCACGGCCTCCAGGTGTACCAGGACCGGTTGTATACGTGTTCGGGGGACAACACGGCGCGCGCCTACAGCCTGAGC AACAGGGATTGTCAGGCCGTGTTCACGGGTCACACAAACAAAATCAACTGTCTTCTGGTGTCCTCCACCCCGAACACGCTGCCCTGCCTCTTCACCGGCTCCAGCGACCAAACGATCCGCTGTTACAGCATAAAG ACCCAGAAGTGCCTGCAGGTGATCTCTCTATCAGACAGGGTTTTATGTTTGCTCAGCGCCTGGAACGTTCTTTATGCGGGACTTGCCAGCGGATCGGTGGCCAGCTTTGACTTAAAA aCTCTGAAGCCACTGGATGTGTTTGAGTGCCACGGCCCTCGAGGCGTGAGCTGCCTGGGCGCGGCACAGGAGGGCGCACGCCGCGTGCTGCTCGTCGGCTCCTACGACAGCACCATCAGCGTGCGAGACGCCAAGAGCGGCCTGCTCCTGCGCATGCTGGACGGTCATGCCAAAACCGTGCTCTGTTTGAGG GTGGTGAACGATCTGGTGTTCAGCGCCTCCAGTGACAAGTCTGTGCGCGCTCACAACATCCAC ACGGGCGAGCTGGTTCGTATCTACAAAGGTCACGCCGTCACGTCAATAGTCATTTTGGGAAACGTGATGTTGACAGCTTGTCTGGATAAGCTGATCCACGTGTACGAACTGAAG TCACGCGACCGTCTGCAGGTGTACGGGGGCCACAGCGACATGGTGTTGTGTATGGCTGTACACAAGAGCGTG CTTTACACTGGCTGCTACGATGGCACCATCCAAGCTGTGAAGCTCAACTTGATAAAGAACTTCCGCTGCTGG TGGCAGAACTGTTCTCTGATCTTCGGCATCGCGGAGCACCTGGTGCAGCATCTCCTCGGTGACCACACCAGCCCAAACCTGCAGACGGTCAGATGTCGCTGGAGAGGCTGCCAAGCCTTTTTCGCCAAACAGCAGTCGGTGAAGGAG gagctgcctGAACACATGCGGAACCACGTGGAGGAAGACGCTGACAGCGAGCCGGAAGCGACGCAGCTGATTTCATCCTCTTAA
- the znf106b gene encoding zinc finger protein 106 isoform X2 yields the protein MVSVKSRNEKPPSLYKVLGSEVMTKVWERNKKLKKCKKKKKKKKKNIDQLASRGKYRGDSKDAGNNMLKSRKKRADINNVPSKENNVSCRPNWLPFYCQAQTSPAEQLNIFVNVENPKSDPHYARPRTSQGYPTHAPGQTWLGAVEQHIRDNERCQAAADFTSDHLPQTGVTIFNQPLETSSHKHQTSNCLASSASVEINEVLWQIRRELGVREPCRGEREARKQTSQTAGAKAPQLAGGSLRTEGEEGALHIASTAYASRPSTSDPSRIAPAGSSTAFKVGQGGPRTHEGGICNRVRIAHKSKPCLEAKEARRLSLKEVTSVKRKRPEEAESMTRIANEPEPDDPPQPREPLLSEGFHWESLPDGPSFAPLVGSAPPGQDAPRSKSPTEPQSSWLKTDALEEPSPGQEDNTRQSVAVEVEPKPVEENGAVAGQSAAKKRKTTVVSQRQGSHENPMRKKMARDAGRDQMDQLLVVSLREEELNKSLEDLDRSLHQARNTLEAAYAEVQRLLLLRQQYAADANSLRAKRIEVLRGLQGGGSIQRETSTPCGAAVAQPGVPPPSTSGAFGLQPPLADPTFPTGQPHPTSAPSGSSLQRWSSSFVGVAGLHSSAPDQERSKVEVLTGCSKTVASNVGQTVKKPVTVNVSEKHQNTSATVATHYNDGNESDGSVEIVEPSNQEVISVDDSDVEQPGVTEPPQGSSSTGTQMLPQNEETKCEAALAPAQASALPPAEVEEEPSLGPFENHQGPVHGLQVYQDRLYTCSGDNTARAYSLSNRDCQAVFTGHTNKINCLLVSSTPNTLPCLFTGSSDQTIRCYSIKTQKCLQVISLSDRVLCLLSAWNVLYAGLASGSVASFDLKTLKPLDVFECHGPRGVSCLGAAQEGARRVLLVGSYDSTISVRDAKSGLLLRMLDGHAKTVLCLRVVNDLVFSASSDKSVRAHNIHTGELVRIYKGHAVTSIVILGNVMLTACLDKLIHVYELKSRDRLQVYGGHSDMVLCMAVHKSVLYTGCYDGTIQAVKLNLIKNFRCWWQNCSLIFGIAEHLVQHLLGDHTSPNLQTVRCRWRGCQAFFAKQQSVKEELPEHMRNHVEEDADSEPEATQLISSS from the exons ATGGTGAGCGTAAAGTCTAGAAATGAAAAGCCCCCCTCTTTGTATAAGGTCCTGGGCTCAGAGGTCATGACCAAAGTCTGGGAGAGAAACAAGAAACTGAAGAAATGCAA gaagaaaaaaaagaagaaaaagaagaatatAGATCAGTTGGCATCCAGGGGAAAATATAGGGGGGACTCAAAGGATGCAGGCAACAATATGctgaaaagcagaaagaaaagggcAGATATCAACAATGTACCAAGCAAAGAGAATAACGTCTCCTGCAGACCAAACTGGCTGCCCTTCTACTGTCAAGCTCAGACCAGTCCAGCTGAACAGCTGAACATTTTTGTAAACGTCGAGAACCCTAAATCAGACCCACATTACGCAAGACCACGCACAAGCCAAGGATATCCCACACACGCGCCGGGACAAACGTGGCTGGGCGCCGTCGAGCAGCACATCCGTGACAATGAGCGCTGCCAGGCTGCCGCCGACTTCACCAGCGATCACCTCCCTCAGACCGGAGTCACCATCTTCAACCAGCCTTTGGAAACTTCCAGTCACAAACACCAGACTTCCAACTGTTTGGCTTCGTCTGCCTCTGTGGAGATCAACGAGGTGCTGTGGCAGATCAGAAGAGAGCTGGGGGTGAGGGAGCCGTGCCGAGGGGAACGCGAAGCCCGGAAACAGACCAGCCAGACGGCCGGGGCGAAGGCACCGCAGCTGGCAGGTGGCTCCCTCAGAACCGAAGGCGAGGAGGGCGCGCTTCACATCGCCTCCACTGCTTATGCGTCCAGGCCGTCCACATCTGATCCTTCCAGGATTGCTCCTGCTGGAAGTTCGACGGCCTTCAAAGTGGGCCAAGGAGGACCCAGGACTCACGAGGGTGGCATCTGCAACAGGGTCCGAATCGCCCACAAGTCAAAACCGTGTTTGGAAGCGAAAGAAGCCCGTAGGTTGAGTCTGAAAGAAGTCACCAGTGTAAAGAGAAAGAGACCAGAGGAGGCCGAAAGCATGACCAG GATTGCAAACGAGCCTGAGCCGGACGATCCCCCCCAACCCAGAGAGCCTCTTCTGTCAGAAGGCTTCCACTGGGAGTCCCTCCCAGACGGTCCTTCGTTTGCTCCTTTGGTGGGCTCGGCTCCTCCAGGGCAGGACGCCCCACGCAGCAAGTCGCCAACAGAACCACAGTCCAGTTGGCTGAAGACCGACGCTTTGGAAGAGCCAAGTCCCGGACAGGAAGACAACACAAGACAGTCAGTTGCTGTGGAGGTGGAGCCAAAGCCAGTGGAGGAAAATGGAGCTGTGGCCGGACAAAGCGCtgcaaaaaagaggaaaactaCAGTTGTGTCG CAAAGGCAGGGTTCTCATGAAAATCCAATGAGGAAGAAAATGGCGAGGGACGCAG GCCGGGACCAGatggaccagctgctggttgtTTCCTTGAGGGAGGAGGAACTCAACAAGTCTTTAGAAGATCTGGACAGATCTTTGCACCAGGCCCGAAATACCCTGGAAGCCGCCTACGCAGAAGTCCAAAGACTCTTGCTATTGCGACAGCAG TACGCTGCAGACGCCAACAGCCTGAGAGCCAAGCGCATTGAGGTCCTGCGGGGCTTGCAAG GAGGAGGTTCCATTCAAAGAGAAACCTCTACCccttgtggtgctgctgttgctcagcCTGGAGTCCCTCCTCCCTCTACCTCCGGGGCCTTCGGCCTGCAGCCGCCTCTCGCGGACCCGACATTTCCCACAGGCCAACCCCATCCGACCTCGGCGCCTTCGGGTAGCTCTCTCCAACGGTGGAGTTCTTCATTCGTGGGTGTGGCAGGGCTCCACTCCTCCGCCCCTGATCAGGAGCGGTCGAAGGTGGAGGTGTTAACGGGCTGCAGTAAGACTGTGGCGTCAAACGTCGGGCAGACGGTGAAGAAACCCGTCACTGTGAATGTGTCAGAGAAACATCAGAACACCTCTGCTACCGTGGCAACGCACTACAATGATGGGAACGAGAGCGATGGCTCCGTGGAGATAGTAGAACCCTCGAACCAGGAGGTCATTAGTGTCGACGATTCGGACGTGGAGCAGCCCGGCGTGACGGAACCTCCTCAGGGGTCGAGCTCCACAGGCACACAGATGTTGCCACAAAATGAAGAGAC AAAGTGTGAAGCGGCGCTGGCGCCAGCGCAGGcgtctgctcttcctcccg CTGAGGTTGAAGAGGAACCATCTTTGGGACCATTTGAGAACCACCAGGGCCCCGTCCACGGCCTCCAGGTGTACCAGGACCGGTTGTATACGTGTTCGGGGGACAACACGGCGCGCGCCTACAGCCTGAGC AACAGGGATTGTCAGGCCGTGTTCACGGGTCACACAAACAAAATCAACTGTCTTCTGGTGTCCTCCACCCCGAACACGCTGCCCTGCCTCTTCACCGGCTCCAGCGACCAAACGATCCGCTGTTACAGCATAAAG ACCCAGAAGTGCCTGCAGGTGATCTCTCTATCAGACAGGGTTTTATGTTTGCTCAGCGCCTGGAACGTTCTTTATGCGGGACTTGCCAGCGGATCGGTGGCCAGCTTTGACTTAAAA aCTCTGAAGCCACTGGATGTGTTTGAGTGCCACGGCCCTCGAGGCGTGAGCTGCCTGGGCGCGGCACAGGAGGGCGCACGCCGCGTGCTGCTCGTCGGCTCCTACGACAGCACCATCAGCGTGCGAGACGCCAAGAGCGGCCTGCTCCTGCGCATGCTGGACGGTCATGCCAAAACCGTGCTCTGTTTGAGG GTGGTGAACGATCTGGTGTTCAGCGCCTCCAGTGACAAGTCTGTGCGCGCTCACAACATCCAC ACGGGCGAGCTGGTTCGTATCTACAAAGGTCACGCCGTCACGTCAATAGTCATTTTGGGAAACGTGATGTTGACAGCTTGTCTGGATAAGCTGATCCACGTGTACGAACTGAAG TCACGCGACCGTCTGCAGGTGTACGGGGGCCACAGCGACATGGTGTTGTGTATGGCTGTACACAAGAGCGTG CTTTACACTGGCTGCTACGATGGCACCATCCAAGCTGTGAAGCTCAACTTGATAAAGAACTTCCGCTGCTGG TGGCAGAACTGTTCTCTGATCTTCGGCATCGCGGAGCACCTGGTGCAGCATCTCCTCGGTGACCACACCAGCCCAAACCTGCAGACGGTCAGATGTCGCTGGAGAGGCTGCCAAGCCTTTTTCGCCAAACAGCAGTCGGTGAAGGAG gagctgcctGAACACATGCGGAACCACGTGGAGGAAGACGCTGACAGCGAGCCGGAAGCGACGCAGCTGATTTCATCCTCTTAA